The following proteins come from a genomic window of Pirellula staleyi DSM 6068:
- a CDS encoding DUF1501 domain-containing protein: MSLLLPEGMNRRHFLSHMAGASAMTIPALTLGNSLMAHAADLKKNKKSAILLWMSGGPSTMDIWDLKPGASTGGQFRPISTAGDVQISEHMPMTAKVMDKLSIVRSMSTREADHMRGRYYMHTGYVPNPNIEHPSYGAVLSHELIDQRADLEIPPFVSVGGGSVGPGFLGMAWSPFVVNSNGQVRNLEMGLKEDRLMQRMAALDMIENNFIKQNRGSASEDHQKILKKTLNLMTSSQMEAFKVMKEPKEVQERYGNDGFGRGCLMARRLVEAGVPFVEVDFGGWDNHANIFTTLADQKLPVLDRAMSALVEDLEQRGLLEDTAIIWMGEFSRTPRINGGAGRDHWARSWSVVMGGAGMKGGLGVGSTNADGTSVETEPYTSQDVMATVCKALGISLETTFTSKSGRPMKIANGGKVIKELFA, translated from the coding sequence ATGAGTCTGTTGCTTCCCGAAGGGATGAATCGCCGTCATTTTCTGAGTCATATGGCTGGTGCGTCCGCGATGACGATTCCAGCCTTGACGCTTGGCAACAGCCTGATGGCTCACGCTGCCGATCTGAAGAAGAACAAGAAGTCGGCGATTCTGCTGTGGATGAGCGGCGGTCCGAGCACGATGGACATTTGGGATCTGAAGCCCGGCGCTTCGACCGGTGGCCAGTTTCGCCCGATCAGCACCGCTGGTGACGTGCAGATCAGCGAACACATGCCGATGACCGCCAAGGTGATGGACAAGCTGTCGATCGTGCGTTCGATGAGCACGCGTGAAGCGGATCACATGCGTGGCCGCTACTACATGCACACCGGCTACGTGCCGAACCCGAACATCGAACACCCGAGCTACGGTGCTGTTCTGTCGCACGAACTGATCGATCAACGGGCCGACCTCGAGATTCCTCCGTTCGTATCGGTGGGTGGTGGCAGCGTTGGTCCTGGCTTCCTCGGCATGGCTTGGTCGCCGTTTGTGGTGAACAGCAACGGCCAGGTTCGCAACCTCGAGATGGGTTTGAAAGAAGATCGTCTGATGCAGCGTATGGCTGCTTTGGACATGATCGAAAACAACTTCATCAAGCAGAATCGTGGTAGCGCTTCGGAAGACCACCAGAAGATCCTGAAGAAGACTTTGAACCTGATGACGAGCAGTCAGATGGAAGCGTTCAAAGTGATGAAGGAACCGAAGGAAGTCCAAGAGCGTTACGGGAACGACGGCTTTGGCCGCGGGTGCTTAATGGCCCGCCGTTTGGTGGAAGCTGGTGTACCGTTTGTGGAAGTTGATTTCGGCGGTTGGGACAACCACGCGAACATCTTCACGACGCTGGCCGACCAGAAGCTTCCCGTTCTGGACCGCGCGATGAGCGCCCTGGTGGAAGACCTCGAACAGCGTGGTTTGCTGGAAGATACAGCGATCATTTGGATGGGCGAGTTCAGCCGCACCCCTCGTATTAATGGCGGTGCAGGCCGCGATCACTGGGCTCGTTCGTGGAGCGTGGTGATGGGTGGTGCCGGCATGAAGGGTGGCCTTGGCGTGGGCTCGACCAATGCAGATGGGACAAGCGTAGAGACGGAGCCATACACGTCGCAAGATGTGATGGCAACGGTCTGCAAGGCGCTGGGGATCTCGCTGGAAACGACGTTCACGAGCAAGAGCGGCCGTCCGATGAAGATCGCCAACGGTGGCAAGGTCATCAAAGAATTGTTTGCTTAA
- a CDS encoding DUF1549 domain-containing protein: protein MTPDRDNPILDACLEEILADRTPPDLTARILQAWAARGASPKSSSSAGLTNAAGLTSAAGMSSMVAASLSASGQPIAPPLVAPPVSVPAMAIAPSTVSQPEAIAAPDQVAPAIRTTRVRSRKTSYVPVLTLSAAIALVAVGVAWWGLSQPSENSVAGGGNKSGTEKLGGEKSAVVKSGDKSRPQRSTNQPQLANSPSDSSTKNSSNGPDRSSNPGRMNPGTVDNGPPQIASANPAQQSETLENPTFVPPPAASPSSLGEVISFVNTTVDAAWKANRVEPSPTATEAEYCRRVFLRLLGRIPTVKELETHLADKSPNKSAALVDRLLAAEEYRDEYSRYWATIFATALIGRSTGSDDEGPASREGLELYLRDAIAKNKSYDKIAFELITAEGTGEPGSEKFNGAVNFMLDSLDGDGTLATARVSRVFLGHQLQCAQCHHHPAHDFTQQQYWSMNAFFRQARLTKIGGRPAVVDADFVSSSGNTDEAEVYYQAPNGLLKAAYPEYLDGSKVDPSGLVSEVRRRAELARLVVTSKQFSRATVNRVWSHFFGYGFTRPIDDMVPLADKPVAKSQPQAALPNSLDPANIRLADSEAEQAEIIAAASGTHPELLERLSDEFIRSGHDLKMLIRWITLSDPFQRSSKITASNLVDAPEAGTVPLFSHYYARQMQAEEVYQSLLIAAQLRKSSGGQSQVELARRDWLAQFQRNMATDDAEEETNFNGSMSQSLAMMNGELMQRAVSSRDEGLLRSVVESKMSPQEKVEHLFLAALSRRPSKRELEAAEKMLASAGPNPAAAVEDIWWALLNSNEFILDH from the coding sequence ATGACGCCGGACCGTGACAACCCCATCCTGGATGCCTGCCTGGAGGAAATCCTGGCAGACCGAACTCCGCCGGATCTCACCGCGCGGATTCTCCAGGCGTGGGCTGCGCGGGGCGCATCGCCCAAGTCGAGCAGTTCAGCTGGCCTGACAAACGCGGCTGGCCTGACAAGCGCGGCTGGTATGTCCAGCATGGTGGCTGCTTCGCTCAGTGCGAGTGGACAGCCCATCGCTCCGCCACTCGTGGCACCGCCGGTCAGCGTACCCGCTATGGCGATCGCTCCCAGCACGGTGTCGCAGCCCGAGGCTATCGCCGCGCCTGATCAAGTGGCCCCGGCCATCCGCACGACTCGCGTTCGATCGCGAAAAACCAGCTACGTCCCAGTTCTCACCCTTTCGGCAGCTATTGCGTTGGTTGCTGTTGGCGTGGCCTGGTGGGGACTATCGCAGCCCTCGGAAAATTCGGTGGCAGGTGGTGGTAACAAGTCGGGTACGGAAAAACTCGGTGGCGAGAAGTCTGCAGTCGTCAAGTCGGGCGACAAGTCGCGTCCGCAGCGCAGCACCAATCAGCCACAACTAGCAAACTCCCCCAGCGATTCGTCCACAAAAAATTCGTCAAACGGTCCTGATCGCTCGTCGAATCCCGGTCGAATGAATCCCGGCACGGTTGATAACGGCCCGCCACAAATTGCTTCGGCCAATCCTGCTCAGCAGAGTGAAACGCTCGAGAATCCAACCTTCGTTCCACCCCCTGCTGCTTCTCCATCGTCGCTTGGTGAAGTGATTTCGTTCGTCAACACAACCGTGGATGCTGCCTGGAAAGCCAATCGAGTCGAACCTTCCCCTACGGCCACGGAAGCTGAATACTGCCGGCGCGTCTTTCTGCGTCTGCTCGGCCGCATTCCGACCGTGAAAGAACTCGAAACGCACCTGGCCGATAAGTCGCCAAACAAGTCGGCCGCGCTAGTCGATCGTCTGCTCGCGGCTGAGGAGTATCGCGATGAATACTCTCGCTACTGGGCGACGATTTTTGCCACCGCACTGATTGGTCGCAGCACCGGTAGCGACGATGAAGGTCCTGCGAGTCGTGAGGGGCTTGAACTCTACCTGCGCGATGCGATTGCCAAAAACAAATCGTACGACAAGATTGCCTTTGAATTGATTACAGCCGAAGGAACCGGCGAGCCAGGGAGCGAAAAGTTCAATGGTGCCGTGAACTTCATGCTCGACAGCCTCGATGGTGATGGAACACTGGCCACCGCGCGAGTTTCGCGAGTATTTCTCGGGCATCAGCTGCAATGTGCGCAGTGCCATCATCACCCAGCACACGATTTCACACAGCAGCAATATTGGTCGATGAACGCCTTCTTCCGTCAGGCACGCTTGACGAAAATCGGGGGCAGGCCAGCCGTTGTCGATGCCGATTTCGTGAGCAGCAGTGGCAACACCGACGAAGCCGAAGTCTACTACCAGGCTCCCAACGGTTTGCTCAAGGCAGCCTATCCCGAATACCTCGATGGTTCGAAAGTCGACCCCAGTGGTCTCGTCAGCGAGGTTCGTCGTCGTGCTGAACTCGCTCGATTAGTTGTCACCAGCAAGCAATTCTCGCGAGCCACGGTCAATCGTGTCTGGAGCCATTTCTTTGGCTACGGATTCACCCGCCCGATCGACGACATGGTGCCGCTGGCCGACAAGCCAGTCGCCAAGTCGCAGCCCCAAGCAGCTCTGCCCAACAGTCTCGATCCCGCGAACATTCGCCTCGCTGATAGTGAAGCCGAGCAGGCCGAGATCATCGCCGCTGCCAGCGGAACGCATCCGGAACTACTCGAGCGACTCTCTGACGAGTTCATTCGTAGTGGTCACGATTTGAAAATGCTGATTCGCTGGATCACCCTCAGTGATCCGTTCCAGCGGTCAAGTAAGATCACCGCCAGTAACCTCGTCGATGCTCCCGAGGCTGGAACGGTTCCACTCTTCAGTCACTACTACGCCCGCCAAATGCAGGCTGAAGAGGTTTACCAGTCGCTCCTGATTGCCGCACAGTTGCGGAAGTCGAGCGGTGGTCAATCGCAGGTTGAACTTGCTCGGCGCGATTGGCTCGCTCAGTTCCAGCGGAACATGGCGACCGACGACGCAGAAGAGGAAACCAATTTCAACGGCAGCATGAGCCAGTCGCTGGCGATGATGAATGGCGAACTGATGCAGCGTGCCGTGAGCAGCCGCGATGAAGGTCTGCTGCGAAGTGTTGTCGAAAGCAAAATGTCGCCGCAAGAGAAGGTCGAGCATTTGTTCCTCGCAGCCTTGTCGCGACGTCCAAGCAAACGCGAGCTCGAAGCAGCTGAAAAGATGCTTGCCTCAGCAGGCCCCAATCCGGCCGCTGCTGTTGAAGATATTTGGTGGGCACTTTTGAATTCCAATGAGTTCATTTTAGATCATTGA
- a CDS encoding sigma-70 family RNA polymerase sigma factor — MTTPPEPSATSFNPADLIKTYQAGIWRYLRALGCESALAEDLTQETFLHVLQRPFQEINAAATAAYLRKIALNLFISHQRRAGKVVVMEAVEEIDRTWTTWAGNDSGEAALDALRECLKGLTERARMALELRFRSDRSRDEIATALEITEHGAKNLMQRAKQQLKTCVENKLTSDERPGPAETAATENSASSKRRSS; from the coding sequence ATGACGACTCCCCCCGAGCCATCCGCGACCAGCTTCAACCCTGCCGATCTGATCAAGACGTATCAGGCGGGGATTTGGCGCTATTTGCGAGCCTTGGGATGCGAGTCGGCCCTCGCGGAGGATTTGACGCAAGAGACGTTCCTGCATGTTTTGCAGCGTCCGTTTCAAGAGATCAATGCTGCTGCGACGGCAGCCTACCTGCGGAAGATTGCCCTCAACCTGTTCATTTCCCATCAGCGCCGAGCTGGCAAAGTGGTGGTAATGGAGGCGGTGGAGGAGATCGATCGAACCTGGACCACTTGGGCCGGGAACGACTCGGGTGAGGCGGCTCTCGATGCTCTGCGGGAATGCCTGAAGGGGCTGACAGAGAGGGCTCGCATGGCTCTGGAGTTGCGATTTCGAAGTGATCGTTCGCGAGATGAAATCGCGACGGCCCTCGAAATCACCGAGCATGGCGCAAAAAATTTAATGCAGCGTGCCAAACAGCAGCTTAAAACGTGTGTCGAGAATAAATTAACGAGTGACGAGCGACCGGGACCAGCAGAGACGGCAGCGACCGAAAACTCTGCTAGTTCGAAACGTCGCTCGAGCTGA
- a CDS encoding DUF1501 domain-containing protein: MSLLLPEGMNRRHFLSHMAGASAMTIPALTLGNSLMAHAADLKKNKKSAILLWMSGGPSTMDIWDLKPGASTGGQFRPISTAGDVQISEHMPMTAKVMDKLSIVRSMSTREADHMRGRYYMHTGYVPNPNIEHPSYGAVLSHELIDQRADLEIPPFVSVGGGSVGPGFLGMAWSPFVVNSNGQVRNLEMGLKEDRLMQRMAALDMIENNFIKQNRGSASEDHQKILKKTLNLMTSSQMEAFKVMKEPKEVQERYGNDGFGRGCLMARRLVEAGVPFVEVDFGGWDNHANIFTTLADQKLPVLDRAMSALVEDLEQRGLLEDTAIIWMGEFSRTPRINGGAGRDHWARSWSVVMGGAGMKGGLGVGSTNADGTSVETEPYTSQDVMATVCKALGISLETTFTSKSGRPMKIANGGKVIKELFA, translated from the coding sequence ATGAGTCTGTTGCTTCCCGAAGGGATGAATCGCCGTCATTTTCTGAGTCATATGGCTGGTGCGTCCGCGATGACGATTCCAGCCTTGACGCTTGGCAACAGCCTGATGGCTCACGCTGCCGATCTGAAGAAGAACAAGAAGTCGGCGATTCTGCTGTGGATGAGCGGCGGCCCGAGCACGATGGACATTTGGGATCTGAAGCCCGGCGCTTCGACCGGTGGCCAGTTCCGCCCGATCAGCACGGCTGGTGACGTGCAGATCAGCGAACACATGCCGATGACCGCCAAGGTGATGGACAAGCTTTCGATCGTGCGTTCGATGAGCACGCGTGAAGCGGATCACATGCGTGGCCGCTACTACATGCACACCGGCTACGTGCCGAACCCGAACATCGAACACCCGAGCTACGGTGCTGTTCTGTCGCACGAACTGATCGATCAACGGGCCGACCTCGAGATTCCTCCGTTCGTATCGGTGGGTGGTGGCAGCGTTGGTCCTGGCTTCCTCGGCATGGCCTGGTCGCCGTTTGTGGTGAACAGCAACGGCCAGGTTCGCAACCTCGAGATGGGTTTGAAGGAAGATCGTCTGATGCAGCGTATGGCTGCTTTGGACATGATCGAAAACAACTTCATCAAGCAGAATCGTGGTAGCGCTTCGGAAGACCACCAGAAGATCCTGAAGAAGACTTTGAACCTGATGACGAGCAGTCAGATGGAAGCGTTCAAAGTGATGAAGGAACCGAAGGAAGTCCAAGAGCGTTACGGGAACGACGGCTTTGGGCGCGGGTGCTTGATGGCCCGCCGTTTGGTGGAAGCTGGTGTACCGTTTGTGGAAGTTGACTTCGGCGGTTGGGACAACCACGCGAACATCTTCACGACGCTGGCCGACCAGAAGCTTCCCGTTCTGGACCGCGCGATGAGCGCCCTGGTGGAAGACCTCGAACAGCGTGGTTTGCTGGAAGATACAGCGATCATTTGGATGGGCGAGTTCAGCCGCACTCCTCGTATTAACGGCGGTGCAGGCCGCGATCACTGGGCTCGTTCGTGGAGCGTGGTGATGGGTGGTGCCGGTATGAAGGGTGGCCTTGGCGTGGGCTCGACCAATGCAGATGGGACAAGCGTGGAGACGGAGCCTTACACATCGCAAGATGTGATGGCAACGGTCTGCAAGGCGCTGGGGATCTCGCTGGAAACGACGTTCACGAGCAAGAGCGGCCGCCCGATGAAGATCGCCAATGGCGGCAAGGTCATCAAAGAATTGTTTGCTTAA
- a CDS encoding DUF1549 and DUF1553 domain-containing protein, with the protein MTTSLAHWIRTPIATFVAGCALLLSAPTSVLLGQEATTSTTPAKPSATGPVVPDYGMPQVKFINEQIRQVWTDNQLTPSPPATDGEWCRRVYLDILGRIPSVQELRDFLASRETDKKLKLVSKLLYDESYTEDYARNWTTIWTNILIGRNGGLEDDTLISRAGMQKFLRDSFARNKPYDRMVYELVSATGSTAPGGEGFNGATNYLVMKLDENAAQATAMTAKNFLGLQIQCTQCHNHPFNEWKQQKFWEFNAFFRQTRALREFVPGTRDIAGAKLMNQDFAGEGAGADPNEAILYYELRNGILSSAFPVFVDGSEISKSGYLEDNDRRTELAKLIIKSEFMDKTIANRMWGHFLGYGFTKPIDDLGPHNAPTHPVLLDYLGQQVRQNSFDLKELIRWITLSEAYSLSSVVTSKNKSDDPLMGETPKFTHFYLRQMQAEQLYESLLVATQAHKTRGNYEDQEKIKAEWMRQFTIAFGTDEGDESTTFNGTIPQALMMFNGDLIKDATKLDKGSFLSTIATSNLKPGAKIEYLFQAALARNPTDTELRAANQILTWRQGDTAAALQDLFWVVLNTNEFILQH; encoded by the coding sequence ATGACAACTTCTCTCGCCCACTGGATTCGCACACCTATCGCCACGTTCGTGGCGGGATGTGCCTTGCTACTCTCCGCCCCAACCAGCGTTTTGCTGGGGCAAGAGGCAACCACCTCGACAACGCCCGCCAAACCATCGGCCACGGGGCCGGTTGTTCCTGACTACGGCATGCCTCAGGTGAAGTTCATCAACGAACAGATCCGGCAAGTCTGGACCGATAACCAGCTCACTCCTTCGCCACCTGCCACCGATGGCGAGTGGTGCCGACGTGTCTACCTCGACATCCTCGGCCGGATTCCCTCGGTCCAAGAACTCCGCGATTTTCTCGCCAGCCGCGAAACCGACAAGAAACTGAAGCTGGTTTCGAAGCTGCTCTACGACGAGTCCTACACCGAAGATTACGCCCGCAACTGGACCACGATTTGGACCAACATTCTGATTGGTCGCAACGGTGGTCTCGAAGACGACACACTGATCAGCCGCGCGGGGATGCAGAAATTCCTCCGCGATTCGTTTGCTCGCAACAAGCCTTACGACCGCATGGTGTATGAGCTTGTTTCGGCTACTGGCTCGACTGCTCCAGGTGGTGAAGGTTTCAACGGCGCCACCAACTACTTGGTGATGAAGCTCGACGAAAACGCTGCTCAAGCCACTGCCATGACGGCCAAGAACTTCCTGGGGCTGCAGATTCAATGCACCCAGTGCCACAACCATCCGTTCAACGAATGGAAACAGCAGAAATTCTGGGAATTCAACGCCTTTTTCCGTCAAACGCGTGCACTTCGCGAATTCGTCCCGGGCACTCGCGACATCGCTGGCGCCAAGCTGATGAACCAAGATTTCGCGGGCGAAGGTGCCGGCGCTGATCCTAATGAAGCGATCCTTTACTACGAACTCCGCAACGGCATTCTCTCGAGTGCCTTCCCTGTGTTCGTCGATGGCAGCGAGATCAGCAAGAGTGGCTATCTCGAAGACAACGATCGCCGCACCGAGTTGGCCAAGCTGATCATCAAGTCGGAGTTCATGGATAAGACGATTGCCAACCGCATGTGGGGGCACTTCCTGGGCTATGGTTTCACCAAGCCAATCGACGATCTCGGCCCGCACAATGCCCCGACGCATCCCGTGCTGCTCGACTATCTCGGCCAGCAAGTTCGTCAAAACAGCTTCGATCTCAAGGAACTGATCCGCTGGATCACGCTGTCGGAAGCCTATTCGCTGAGCAGCGTGGTGACCTCGAAGAACAAATCCGACGATCCGCTGATGGGCGAAACTCCTAAGTTCACTCACTTCTACCTGCGTCAGATGCAGGCAGAACAGCTGTATGAATCGCTTCTCGTAGCAACGCAGGCGCACAAGACCCGTGGCAACTACGAAGACCAAGAGAAGATCAAAGCCGAATGGATGCGTCAGTTCACGATCGCTTTCGGTACCGACGAAGGTGACGAATCGACAACCTTCAACGGCACAATTCCCCAAGCTTTGATGATGTTCAATGGCGATCTGATCAAAGACGCCACGAAGCTCGATAAGGGAAGCTTCCTGTCGACCATCGCCACCAGCAATCTTAAGCCGGGTGCGAAGATCGAGTATCTGTTCCAAGCGGCTCTTGCTCGAAATCCAACGGACACCGAACTGCGTGCAGCTAATCAAATCCTCACCTGGCGTCAGGGGGATACAGCCGCTGCACTTCAAGATCTGTTCTGGGTGGTGCTCAACACCAACGAGTTCATCCTGCAGCACTAA
- a CDS encoding ABC transporter ATP-binding protein, with amino-acid sequence MENFLRVARLALRRRGTFALAAVTSLLVALLWGFNLGLVKPIIELTFSPHTPHAHLDSLIHSESQRQAQLQQQIDALPQTDASNRARLLHELDDAKGWQGWLQAIVPTLKRILPDHSFKALVLLVGILFVATLIKDGLLVANMMLVERLSQLAVFDVRRNLFRSVLKADVADLSEDRSSGLLSRFSTDLASLAHGLNMLLGRMLLEPLKIVACLVGAAMISWRLLVVSLLLAPLAILLVSRLSRSIKRANRRALDDSETMLGMISEAVIGIFAVRAFGMEAYERRRLHAHNKLAYRRSMRITLYNALGRATIELMAVVIISLAMLAGAYLVMNQQTTILGIPIMDEPLSLGSLMAFYALLAGVTDPARKLSEVINFLQRGYASADRIFDVLDRPVAVVQKPKAIRAIPAKPALKLENVSFSYDGETQVLRDLSLSIAFGETVALVGPNGCGKSTLLNLLPRFYDPTEGAIKMAGLDLRELHLPSLRKRLGVVAQSALLFDDTILANIRYGSPRATDDEVIAAAEQAFAHRFITEKLTDGYQTVVGERGSNLSGGQRQRILLARAILRNPEFLLLDEATSQVDLESEQLIHRVLEEFRKGRTTIMITHRVSTLALADRIVVMDGGSIIDQGTHDQLLKSCPLYLRLQQSHAAGSTRARVA; translated from the coding sequence ATGGAGAATTTCTTACGAGTTGCCCGTTTAGCACTCCGCAGGCGAGGCACCTTCGCGCTGGCTGCTGTGACGTCGCTGCTCGTGGCCCTACTGTGGGGCTTCAATCTCGGGCTGGTGAAGCCGATTATCGAGCTCACTTTTAGCCCGCATACACCTCACGCTCATCTCGATTCGCTGATTCACTCCGAATCGCAGCGGCAGGCCCAGCTGCAACAGCAGATCGATGCCTTGCCTCAAACGGATGCCAGCAATCGCGCGCGGCTGTTGCACGAACTCGACGACGCCAAAGGATGGCAAGGTTGGCTGCAAGCGATTGTGCCGACCCTGAAACGGATCTTGCCCGACCATTCGTTCAAAGCGCTGGTGCTGCTCGTGGGCATTCTGTTCGTAGCCACGCTGATCAAAGATGGGCTCCTCGTTGCCAACATGATGCTGGTGGAGCGACTGAGTCAGCTCGCCGTTTTTGATGTCCGCCGAAACCTGTTCCGATCGGTCCTGAAAGCCGATGTGGCCGATCTGAGTGAAGACCGCAGTAGCGGACTTTTGTCTCGTTTTAGCACCGACTTAGCGAGTCTGGCTCACGGGCTCAACATGCTCCTGGGACGGATGCTGCTCGAGCCCCTGAAGATTGTGGCATGCCTGGTGGGTGCGGCGATGATCAGCTGGCGATTGCTGGTGGTTTCGCTGCTACTGGCTCCTCTAGCGATTTTGCTGGTCAGCCGACTTTCTCGCTCGATTAAGCGAGCCAATCGTCGCGCGCTCGACGACAGTGAAACGATGCTCGGCATGATCAGCGAAGCGGTGATTGGCATCTTTGCGGTTCGTGCCTTTGGCATGGAGGCCTACGAACGTCGCCGCTTACACGCTCACAACAAGCTGGCCTATCGCCGATCGATGCGAATCACGCTCTATAACGCCCTTGGGCGTGCGACGATCGAACTGATGGCGGTGGTGATTATCAGTCTGGCGATGCTCGCCGGCGCTTACTTGGTGATGAATCAGCAGACCACGATTCTAGGGATTCCGATCATGGATGAACCCCTGAGTCTCGGCTCGCTGATGGCGTTTTATGCCCTGCTGGCTGGGGTGACCGATCCGGCTCGTAAGCTCTCGGAAGTGATCAACTTTTTACAGCGCGGCTATGCGTCGGCTGACCGCATCTTCGACGTGCTCGATCGGCCTGTTGCGGTGGTGCAGAAACCGAAGGCGATTCGCGCGATTCCTGCCAAGCCGGCTCTCAAGCTCGAGAATGTTTCGTTTTCCTACGATGGCGAAACGCAGGTGCTGCGCGATCTCTCGCTCAGCATTGCGTTTGGCGAAACCGTTGCGCTGGTTGGCCCCAATGGCTGCGGCAAAAGCACGCTGCTGAACCTGCTCCCTCGCTTCTACGATCCAACGGAGGGAGCGATCAAGATGGCAGGTCTCGACCTGCGCGAGTTGCATCTTCCCTCGCTTCGCAAGCGACTCGGGGTAGTGGCTCAGAGCGCCCTCCTCTTCGACGATACGATTTTGGCGAACATTCGCTACGGTTCGCCCCGCGCGACCGATGACGAAGTGATCGCCGCAGCCGAACAGGCCTTTGCCCATCGCTTCATTACCGAAAAACTGACCGACGGCTATCAAACCGTTGTGGGGGAGCGCGGCAGCAATCTCTCCGGAGGGCAGCGTCAGCGAATTTTGCTCGCCCGCGCGATTCTGCGGAACCCTGAGTTCCTGCTGCTCGACGAGGCCACAAGTCAGGTGGATCTCGAAAGCGAGCAGCTGATTCACCGTGTGCTCGAAGAGTTCCGTAAAGGTCGAACGACCATCATGATCACCCACCGCGTCTCGACATTGGCACTAGCCGACCGCATCGTGGTGATGGATGGGGGATCGATCATCGACCAAGGGACGCACGATCAACTACTCAAATCTTGCCCCCTCTATTTGCGTCTGCAGCAATCGCATGCGGCAGGTTCCACGCGTGCTCGGGTCGCTTAG
- a CDS encoding hemolysin family protein yields MSLPVTVTIIAMLLLNALFAAYELALASVRIDRLKNLAENKRRGASAALWMKSRMEGSLAVVQLGITLVGAVAAAVSGASADESLSPLFQKFLGVSESFSHVLSLICVVIPLSAVTIIVGELIPKVLAIKNSEWVCVTFSPAMWVFNVMVYPAVLVFEYSTKFFVAVVEKLLPSKNSDDHTTGLHELRAQVNLLRASQVIGMQEERIILQASRLSTMKVEDIMMPEDDIVMAVADAPLSENLVIAHMDLHTRFPVTIAKGDPQLIIGYVTFKDMVLLAKTHPGNPVLREIVRQIISLPRDMSLSEALRRMIAEHLHLALVRGDDGKVVGMITQEDIFEELVGDIEDEFDRLPRHVSPSGHQVVVGGGVMLGQLREVFKRPELGGTALATTTVDHWLNSGREDPLRGGDMVVIDGIWAQVRKVRRRKITEALLDPLGDPYKQPMKSSSH; encoded by the coding sequence ATGAGTTTACCGGTAACGGTAACGATTATTGCCATGTTGCTCTTAAACGCGCTCTTTGCCGCGTACGAGCTAGCTCTGGCATCAGTACGAATCGATCGACTTAAAAATCTGGCCGAAAACAAACGTCGCGGCGCATCGGCTGCACTCTGGATGAAGTCGCGCATGGAGGGAAGCCTCGCGGTGGTGCAACTCGGCATCACCCTGGTCGGCGCAGTGGCTGCCGCTGTCAGCGGCGCGAGTGCCGACGAGTCACTCTCCCCTCTCTTTCAAAAGTTTTTGGGCGTTTCGGAATCCTTTTCCCACGTCCTGTCGCTCATCTGCGTGGTGATTCCACTCTCCGCTGTCACGATCATCGTCGGGGAGCTCATTCCCAAGGTGCTCGCCATCAAGAACAGCGAGTGGGTTTGCGTGACGTTCAGCCCCGCTATGTGGGTGTTCAATGTCATGGTCTATCCCGCCGTGCTGGTGTTTGAATACAGCACCAAGTTTTTCGTGGCGGTGGTCGAGAAACTCTTGCCTTCGAAGAACTCCGACGACCACACCACGGGCCTGCACGAACTGCGTGCGCAGGTGAATTTGCTCCGCGCCAGCCAAGTGATTGGCATGCAGGAAGAGCGGATCATTCTGCAAGCGAGTCGCCTGAGCACGATGAAGGTTGAAGACATCATGATGCCGGAAGACGACATCGTGATGGCGGTGGCCGATGCGCCCCTGAGCGAAAACCTCGTCATCGCGCACATGGATCTTCACACGCGATTTCCCGTCACGATTGCCAAGGGAGATCCGCAGCTGATCATCGGCTATGTCACTTTTAAGGACATGGTGTTGCTTGCGAAAACGCATCCCGGCAACCCGGTGTTACGCGAAATTGTGCGTCAGATCATCAGCCTCCCCAGAGACATGAGCCTCAGCGAAGCGCTCCGTCGCATGATCGCCGAGCACTTGCACTTGGCCTTGGTGCGTGGCGACGACGGCAAAGTGGTCGGCATGATCACGCAGGAAGATATTTTTGAAGAACTGGTCGGAGACATCGAGGATGAATTCGACCGTTTACCGCGCCACGTTAGTCCTTCGGGGCATCAAGTGGTCGTTGGTGGCGGCGTGATGCTCGGCCAGCTGCGCGAAGTTTTTAAGCGTCCGGAACTCGGGGGAACTGCCCTGGCGACAACGACGGTTGATCACTGGCTCAATTCTGGCCGCGAAGATCCGCTCCGTGGTGGCGATATGGTGGTGATCGACGGCATCTGGGCGCAGGTGCGTAAGGTTCGACGCCGCAAGATTACCGAAGCGCTGCTGGATCCACTCGGTGATCCCTATAAGCAGCCGATGAAGAGTTCGTCACACTAA